A portion of the Corynebacterium ammoniagenes DSM 20306 genome contains these proteins:
- a CDS encoding DEAD/DEAH box helicase, with product MTAFGEVLEQLRENQPQGKYGIAFEKLMVNFFRTAPTLASQFDEVYRWSDWRYNGGKSDTGIDLVAHRIDDDSWVAIQAKFYKETTSIQKSHIDSFFEASGHSFETEKGKEHFSHRYIISTTDKWSKNAEDALENQVIETSRIGMSDIATAPVNWDVAFPGSEIQINLSRKEAFAPRKHQVEAIDMVMTGFGNNDRGKLIMACGTGKTFTSLRLAEQYAKENGNKARVLFLVPSIALLSQTLREWTAQSTMDLRCFAVCSDTKVGRAAEDIAPHDLEIPVSTNGEMISKTFASGKRAQGLHVVFSTYQSLPAVHDAQMTEGGGIENFDLIICDEAHRTTGVTLAGEDASNFVRVHDEDYIKADKRLYMTATPRLFDDSIKGKAAEHSAELASMDDEAIYGPEFHRLGFGEAVEKGLLTDYKVLVMTVDEDVAAEALASAPSPDINLTTASAMIGAWNALAKRSGKLQGQKDGFDVGAAPMQRTVAFAKDIKASKQIAESFPSLIETHKAQLIEHQALSGVDAQNINLEIAADHVDGTMNALARSSRISWLEADMPSQESRVLTNARCLSEGVDVPGLDSVIFFNPRNSMVDVVQSVGRVMRKAEGKDYGYIILPVAVAPGVSPSQALNDNSRFRVVWQILNALRAHDDRFNAKVNSIALNEGSIDDLPLEVNPVEDPKKKLNESDARKADDAYDDGTMAQQVALFSLEQWQEAMYTKLVDKVGTRTYWEDWADDVASIAQSQITRIKALVDGANPKLRKEFDRFVEGLRGNLNDSITDDEAISMLSQHLITAPVFDALFTEYDFSTHNPVAQVMQRMADVLEEANLDTETDSLEKFYESVRVRASEVSSASGKQQVIKELYERFFQKAFKKQAESLGIVYTPVEIVDFILRAADDVSKIHFGKGLTDEGVCILDPFAGTSTFMVRLLQSGLIKPEDLARKYANELFATEIMLLAYYVSAVNIETTYNALRAEEAFRKGETEPEYVPFDGIALADTFQIHEEGDILDLEVFKNNNQRIERQKTAPINVVIGNPPYSAGQHSANDNNANLKYPTLDKRIAETYAAKSTATNKNSLYDSYLRAFRWATDRIGSQGIVAFVSNGGWLDGNTGDGIRLSLAEDFTDIYVFNLRGNQRTAGELSRKEGGKVFGSGSRSTIAVTIGIKDPTHGRSRIHYRDIGDYLSAEEKLEIVSESSILKLEWDHIEPNIHGDWISQRNEKFTLWPKLGSTNSQGLQFFKKVSLGLGTSRDAWTYSFSQSKLTLNVKKLGRNFVKARDEFHDVSLPLHGPGEQQVSAFLKQFPGHSDGSKIKWSRSLRTYAFQNKELVFNEDQLTTAMYRPFSKQSVYFDKLLNHERSKLPSMFPTQWHNNVGFYQVGNGSAVPFSAFATKLLPDLHVTGAGSGGQFFPRFTWEPLEFNDGGLFTEGSTSTSEQEASMYGQVGEVVDGYRRIDNITDEIKKLYRGSLGSDISGDDIFHFVYGKLHDPEYRTKYAADLKKMLPHIETPATRAEFDKFAVAGKQLMDLHVNYEDAEPWPLTFKVNGDENDRETWRVIKLAWAKKKDPETGKNVNDVTTMKYNKRVTITDIPAEADEYMLGSRSALAWIIDRYLVKKDKASGIVNDPNDWADEVGNPRYIADLIGKVTRVAVETVRIVKSLESE from the coding sequence ATGACTGCGTTTGGTGAAGTACTGGAACAACTCCGCGAAAATCAGCCTCAAGGCAAGTACGGCATTGCTTTTGAGAAGTTGATGGTGAACTTCTTCCGTACTGCCCCCACTCTTGCAAGCCAATTTGATGAGGTTTATCGCTGGAGTGACTGGCGCTATAATGGCGGCAAATCTGATACTGGCATCGACTTGGTGGCTCACCGAATTGATGACGATAGCTGGGTGGCCATCCAAGCGAAGTTCTACAAGGAAACCACCAGTATTCAAAAAAGCCACATTGACTCTTTCTTCGAGGCCAGCGGGCATTCCTTTGAAACGGAGAAGGGTAAGGAACACTTCTCGCATCGCTACATCATCTCCACCACCGACAAATGGTCAAAGAATGCTGAAGACGCTCTAGAAAACCAGGTCATTGAAACCAGCCGTATTGGTATGTCTGATATTGCCACGGCACCGGTGAATTGGGATGTAGCCTTCCCCGGTTCTGAAATTCAGATCAACCTATCCAGGAAAGAAGCATTTGCTCCTCGCAAGCATCAGGTCGAGGCAATCGACATGGTGATGACCGGGTTCGGAAACAATGACCGCGGCAAGTTGATCATGGCTTGCGGCACGGGCAAGACTTTCACTTCGCTTCGTTTAGCCGAGCAGTACGCAAAAGAAAACGGCAATAAGGCGCGAGTCTTGTTCCTAGTTCCATCAATCGCGCTGCTCTCGCAGACGCTTCGTGAGTGGACTGCGCAGTCCACGATGGATCTACGTTGCTTCGCGGTGTGTTCAGACACCAAGGTCGGGCGGGCTGCGGAAGATATTGCCCCGCACGACTTGGAAATACCGGTCTCCACCAATGGTGAGATGATTTCCAAGACTTTTGCGAGCGGTAAGCGTGCTCAAGGTTTGCACGTAGTCTTTTCCACTTACCAGTCCCTCCCGGCAGTACATGATGCTCAAATGACAGAGGGGGGGGGGATCGAAAACTTCGATCTCATTATCTGCGACGAGGCTCACCGCACTACCGGTGTAACTCTTGCTGGTGAAGACGCATCCAACTTTGTTCGCGTCCACGATGAGGACTACATCAAGGCGGACAAGCGCCTTTACATGACGGCGACTCCGCGCCTCTTCGATGATTCTATTAAGGGCAAGGCAGCAGAGCATTCCGCTGAACTCGCATCCATGGATGATGAGGCCATCTACGGCCCTGAATTCCACCGTCTCGGGTTCGGTGAAGCCGTAGAAAAGGGCTTGCTGACGGACTACAAAGTCCTGGTCATGACCGTTGATGAGGATGTTGCGGCAGAAGCACTGGCATCTGCACCAAGTCCGGATATTAATCTGACCACAGCATCTGCAATGATTGGTGCGTGGAATGCTCTCGCTAAGCGCTCGGGCAAACTTCAGGGTCAAAAAGACGGTTTTGACGTTGGTGCGGCACCGATGCAGCGCACCGTTGCTTTTGCGAAAGACATCAAGGCATCAAAGCAGATTGCAGAGTCTTTCCCGTCACTTATTGAGACTCACAAAGCACAGCTGATAGAGCACCAAGCACTGTCTGGCGTTGATGCGCAGAATATCAATCTTGAAATTGCCGCGGACCACGTGGATGGCACGATGAATGCTCTTGCACGTTCTTCGCGTATTTCTTGGTTGGAAGCGGACATGCCCTCCCAAGAATCCCGCGTTCTCACCAATGCTCGTTGTCTGTCTGAGGGTGTCGATGTCCCAGGCCTCGATTCCGTTATCTTCTTCAACCCGCGCAATTCGATGGTGGATGTTGTTCAGTCGGTCGGTCGCGTCATGCGTAAGGCCGAGGGCAAGGACTATGGCTACATCATTCTTCCCGTTGCGGTAGCCCCTGGTGTGAGTCCTTCGCAAGCGCTCAATGATAACTCTCGCTTCAGAGTTGTCTGGCAGATTCTCAACGCGCTTCGTGCGCACGACGATCGTTTCAACGCAAAAGTGAATTCCATCGCGTTGAACGAAGGTTCAATCGATGACTTACCTCTCGAGGTAAACCCAGTTGAGGATCCAAAAAAGAAGCTTAATGAAAGTGACGCTCGTAAAGCAGATGATGCCTATGACGATGGCACCATGGCGCAACAGGTTGCGCTGTTTTCTTTGGAGCAATGGCAAGAAGCCATGTACACGAAGCTTGTGGACAAAGTTGGAACGCGTACCTACTGGGAAGACTGGGCTGATGACGTCGCATCCATTGCACAGTCACAGATCACCCGTATTAAAGCCCTCGTCGATGGCGCTAATCCAAAACTACGTAAGGAATTCGACCGCTTTGTTGAAGGTCTGCGAGGTAACCTCAATGACTCCATTACTGATGATGAAGCGATAAGCATGCTGTCGCAGCATCTGATCACAGCACCTGTTTTTGATGCTCTATTTACTGAGTATGACTTCTCCACACATAACCCGGTGGCACAAGTCATGCAGCGTATGGCTGATGTGTTGGAGGAGGCCAACCTTGATACAGAGACAGATTCTTTGGAAAAGTTCTATGAGTCCGTCCGCGTACGTGCTTCTGAAGTATCTTCTGCTTCCGGTAAGCAGCAAGTGATTAAGGAGCTCTACGAGCGCTTCTTCCAAAAAGCATTCAAGAAGCAAGCTGAGTCCCTCGGTATTGTTTACACGCCAGTAGAAATCGTGGACTTTATCCTCCGCGCTGCCGATGACGTATCCAAGATACACTTTGGCAAAGGGCTTACCGATGAAGGTGTCTGCATCCTCGATCCCTTCGCCGGTACCTCCACCTTCATGGTTCGTCTCCTGCAGTCTGGTCTCATCAAACCGGAGGATTTGGCACGCAAGTACGCGAATGAACTCTTCGCAACCGAGATCATGTTGCTGGCGTACTATGTTTCCGCCGTCAACATTGAAACGACGTACAACGCACTTCGAGCCGAGGAGGCTTTCCGTAAAGGCGAAACTGAGCCTGAATATGTTCCATTCGACGGCATCGCGCTTGCGGATACTTTCCAGATCCATGAAGAGGGCGACATCCTCGACCTGGAAGTGTTCAAAAATAACAACCAGCGCATTGAGCGGCAAAAGACTGCACCCATCAACGTGGTAATCGGAAACCCTCCCTATTCTGCTGGTCAGCACTCTGCGAACGATAATAATGCGAACCTGAAATACCCAACTTTGGATAAACGTATTGCAGAGACCTACGCTGCGAAGTCGACTGCCACGAACAAGAATTCTCTATACGACTCTTACCTACGCGCATTCCGATGGGCCACCGATCGAATTGGCTCCCAAGGCATCGTCGCATTCGTTTCCAACGGCGGCTGGCTCGACGGAAACACAGGAGATGGAATCCGCCTGTCCCTGGCAGAAGACTTCACTGATATCTATGTCTTCAATCTAAGGGGAAACCAGCGCACAGCCGGTGAACTTTCGCGCAAAGAAGGCGGCAAGGTCTTCGGCTCTGGTTCGCGAAGCACCATCGCGGTCACCATTGGTATCAAGGACCCGACTCATGGAAGATCTCGAATCCACTACAGAGACATCGGAGACTATTTAAGTGCTGAGGAAAAGCTAGAAATCGTAAGTGAATCATCCATTCTAAAACTAGAATGGGACCACATCGAACCAAATATCCATGGCGATTGGATCAGCCAAAGGAACGAAAAGTTCACGCTGTGGCCAAAACTAGGAAGCACAAATTCCCAGGGACTGCAATTCTTCAAAAAGGTTTCTCTAGGCCTAGGGACAAGCCGAGATGCTTGGACATATTCATTCTCTCAGTCCAAATTAACGCTTAACGTAAAGAAATTGGGTAGGAACTTCGTTAAGGCTAGAGACGAGTTTCATGACGTCAGTCTTCCCCTACATGGCCCAGGTGAGCAACAGGTCAGCGCGTTTTTAAAGCAATTCCCTGGGCACTCGGACGGGTCTAAGATCAAGTGGAGCCGTAGTTTGCGTACCTATGCATTCCAAAATAAGGAACTTGTGTTTAATGAAGACCAACTAACGACGGCAATGTACCGTCCTTTTAGCAAACAGTCAGTGTATTTTGACAAGCTCTTGAACCATGAGCGTTCAAAGCTTCCCTCAATGTTCCCTACTCAATGGCACAATAACGTGGGATTCTATCAAGTCGGTAATGGCTCGGCAGTTCCCTTTTCAGCCTTTGCGACAAAACTCCTTCCAGATCTTCATGTCACTGGTGCCGGCTCAGGGGGCCAATTCTTTCCTCGTTTTACCTGGGAACCTCTCGAATTTAATGATGGTGGCTTATTCACAGAAGGCAGCACATCCACTTCAGAACAAGAGGCTTCCATGTACGGACAAGTCGGCGAAGTCGTTGACGGTTATCGCCGCATTGACAACATCACCGACGAGATCAAAAAGCTGTACCGAGGTTCTTTGGGCTCGGATATTTCAGGCGATGATATCTTCCACTTTGTGTACGGAAAGCTGCACGATCCGGAGTACCGGACGAAGTATGCTGCTGACTTGAAGAAGATGCTGCCACATATTGAAACTCCGGCGACGCGAGCGGAATTCGATAAGTTTGCAGTTGCGGGCAAGCAACTGATGGATCTCCACGTGAACTACGAAGATGCAGAACCTTGGCCGCTGACGTTCAAGGTCAACGGTGATGAGAATGACCGTGAGACGTGGCGTGTAATCAAGCTCGCGTGGGCAAAGAAAAAGGACCCAGAGACTGGTAAAAACGTCAATGATGTGACGACGATGAAATACAACAAGCGCGTCACCATCACGGATATTCCAGCAGAAGCCGATGAGTACATGCTGGGATCACGCTCAGCTTTGGCATGGATCATTGACCGCTACCTGGTGAAGAAGGACAAGGCATCAGGAATTGTTAATGACCCGAATGATTGGGCCGATGAAGTGGGCAACCCGCGCTACATTGCTGATTTGATTGGCAAGGTAACGCGGGTGGCAGTTGAGACCGTCCGAATCGTTAAGAGCTTGGAATCTGAGTAA
- a CDS encoding alpha/beta hydrolase, with protein MSFQVAGNPRRGIIIATHGVGYSATDLHDLAAHYREDFLVYLVDLAGHGLAAELTESQRQNQFHATATQFEKDLAQILNQSPSGIPVILMGHSLGGAVAAYVATHNALLADALVLEDPAILTAAEAKAHNAEYSFSYGATDETIWPNLIIPTLVIAGDSVGKDNELIFTHEHIQELQQFPLVETTIVSGASHLVRHDNPEGFFAAADAFLDDVLSKSITSTGKKKPFVLDSLQRIVDVLPPQTTWDVVPMRETTAKRNRPYPFAPGISATEFHTTDGDAQPQTVRVVAADDIHNGSTQPIVVFFCVHGGGYVGGKPEYDDVRHEALVQAFQPAVAVSPDYRLAPENPYPAGVQDAIAALIETARRYPNVPIIAYGDSAGAGTLAQAFARLEEFARADAALLRQHVTAFIAVEPCLDPAMQSASWTTYADGPIWYDRASEAAWAGYLPENTDHHVKPSLVQLIPTNPELLPPTLVVVNPVDPLRDEGIDWARRFTDAGVITELHWFKGTVHGLCTIPGTDSWESLVQLIARFTQIPSS; from the coding sequence TTGAGTTTTCAAGTGGCTGGGAACCCGCGTCGCGGCATCATTATTGCCACGCACGGGGTGGGGTATAGCGCGACGGATTTGCATGACCTTGCCGCGCACTATCGCGAGGATTTCCTGGTGTACTTGGTGGATCTTGCTGGTCACGGTTTGGCAGCCGAGCTCACAGAATCGCAGCGTCAGAACCAATTCCACGCTACCGCCACACAATTTGAGAAAGACCTCGCGCAGATCCTTAACCAATCACCTAGCGGTATTCCGGTCATTCTTATGGGCCATTCTCTTGGCGGGGCAGTGGCCGCTTATGTTGCCACGCATAATGCATTGCTTGCCGATGCCCTCGTGCTTGAAGACCCCGCCATTCTCACCGCCGCAGAAGCCAAGGCCCACAACGCTGAGTATTCCTTCTCCTATGGGGCAACGGATGAGACCATCTGGCCGAATCTCATCATTCCCACGTTGGTTATCGCGGGCGATAGCGTGGGTAAAGACAATGAATTAATCTTTACCCACGAACATATTCAAGAACTTCAGCAATTCCCGTTAGTAGAGACGACCATTGTTAGCGGGGCATCGCATTTGGTACGCCACGATAATCCTGAAGGATTCTTCGCAGCTGCCGATGCCTTCTTGGACGATGTGTTGTCTAAAAGCATCACATCGACCGGCAAAAAGAAGCCCTTTGTTCTGGACAGCCTTCAGCGCATCGTGGACGTACTTCCTCCGCAGACCACGTGGGATGTAGTGCCCATGCGCGAGACCACGGCCAAGCGCAATAGGCCTTATCCCTTCGCGCCGGGCATCAGCGCCACGGAATTCCACACCACCGACGGTGATGCGCAACCGCAGACTGTCCGCGTTGTAGCTGCCGATGACATTCACAACGGAAGTACCCAGCCCATCGTAGTGTTCTTCTGCGTCCATGGTGGCGGGTATGTGGGCGGCAAGCCCGAGTATGACGATGTCCGTCATGAGGCCTTAGTTCAAGCCTTCCAGCCAGCAGTTGCCGTATCCCCGGATTACCGGTTGGCACCGGAAAACCCTTATCCAGCAGGCGTTCAAGATGCGATTGCCGCGCTGATTGAAACCGCGCGCCGATATCCCAATGTGCCCATCATTGCCTACGGTGATTCCGCCGGCGCGGGCACACTTGCCCAAGCGTTCGCGAGACTCGAAGAATTCGCACGTGCTGACGCAGCACTACTGCGTCAGCACGTCACCGCATTCATTGCCGTGGAGCCCTGCCTGGATCCGGCAATGCAATCAGCTTCCTGGACAACGTATGCCGATGGACCGATCTGGTACGACCGCGCATCCGAAGCGGCTTGGGCTGGCTACCTTCCCGAAAATACAGACCACCATGTAAAGCCTTCGCTGGTGCAGCTCATACCGACCAACCCAGAACTTCTTCCACCGACCCTGGTTGTAGTGAACCCGGTTGACCCGCTCCGCGATGAAGGAATCGACTGGGCTCGCCGCTTCACCGATGCCGGAGTGATTACTGAGCTGCACTGGTTCAAAGGCACCGTGCACGGTCTATGCACCATCCCTGGAACTGACTCTTGGGAATCTCTGGTGCAGCTCATCGCTAGGTTTACTCAGATTCCAAGCTCTTAA
- a CDS encoding Fic family protein — protein MLDTGKLTDVIYTAGKVFDNLRSDRLATQSFISNGDIRGIASRADLELLKDLNDAAKIILECHNNNISLSPSVVISINSAMTRSAALRPGVFRQDSDNIGVSTRFGDHRPFAVQETDLQKFINEASVLSIEKAAATLFVSIAKAQPFGDGNKRTALLAANLLLLPSNKILTVPFKDDDPEVSAKFNDLLARAYIYDEVDACVDYMASRGIMPF, from the coding sequence CGGCCGGTAAAGTCTTCGACAATCTCCGAAGCGACCGGCTCGCGACACAATCTTTTATTTCTAACGGAGATATTCGAGGCATTGCGAGCCGAGCTGATCTCGAGCTGCTTAAAGACCTCAATGACGCCGCAAAAATCATCCTTGAGTGCCATAACAACAACATTTCGCTTAGTCCTAGCGTTGTCATTTCTATCAACTCTGCGATGACACGTTCAGCGGCACTTCGACCCGGAGTTTTTCGTCAGGACAGCGATAACATCGGGGTTTCTACTCGTTTTGGAGATCACCGACCTTTTGCAGTTCAAGAAACTGATCTCCAGAAGTTCATCAACGAGGCTTCAGTACTCTCCATTGAGAAGGCGGCTGCTACCCTTTTCGTTTCTATCGCAAAAGCTCAACCTTTCGGGGACGGTAACAAACGCACAGCGTTGTTAGCAGCAAATCTGCTTCTGCTGCCATCAAACAAAATACTGACAGTCCCTTTCAAGGACGACGACCCTGAAGTTTCAGCCAAGTTCAATGACTTGCTCGCGCGTGCATACATCTACGATGAGGTGGACGCATGCGTAGATTACATGGCGTCTCGAGGAATCATGCCCTTTTAA
- a CDS encoding ABC transporter ATP-binding protein — MEHNTTTTTDPIIELRDIEVRFKSRNSGLFKPNYVHAVQGLSLAVNAGETIGIVGESGCGKSTTANVMCGLQIPTNGQVFFRGKEVSTRSAAERRQIGRVVSVIFQDPSTALNARMTVHDQLIDPLEMHKVGTKAEREERVEELISRVGLPVSALEAMPGQLSGGQRQRVAIARALTLGPEVIIADEPTSALDVSVRAQILNLLMDLKNDLGLSMVFISHDIQTVRYISDSLVVMNGGKIVEQGQADELLSNPRDAYTRTLLGAAPSLLHPSGVELN, encoded by the coding sequence ATGGAACACAACACCACAACCACAACAGATCCCATCATTGAGCTGCGCGATATTGAAGTGCGCTTTAAATCCCGCAACAGTGGACTGTTCAAGCCCAATTACGTGCATGCAGTCCAAGGTCTATCGCTGGCAGTCAACGCAGGTGAGACCATCGGCATCGTGGGCGAGTCTGGCTGCGGCAAGTCCACCACTGCCAATGTGATGTGTGGCCTGCAGATCCCAACCAATGGCCAGGTATTTTTCCGCGGCAAGGAAGTATCCACCCGGTCTGCAGCTGAGCGCCGCCAGATTGGGCGCGTTGTATCCGTTATCTTCCAGGATCCATCAACGGCGCTGAATGCTCGCATGACCGTGCATGACCAGCTCATTGACCCGCTGGAGATGCACAAGGTTGGCACCAAAGCCGAGCGCGAAGAACGCGTTGAAGAACTCATTTCGCGCGTAGGTCTGCCTGTCTCTGCGCTTGAAGCCATGCCCGGACAGCTCTCAGGCGGTCAGCGTCAGCGCGTCGCCATCGCCCGTGCGTTGACGCTGGGCCCGGAGGTCATTATTGCCGATGAACCAACCTCCGCGCTAGATGTTTCCGTCCGCGCGCAGATCCTCAACCTACTCATGGATTTGAAGAATGACCTTGGCCTGTCCATGGTGTTTATCTCTCACGATATCCAGACCGTGCGCTATATTTCGGACAGTCTCGTGGTGATGAACGGCGGCAAGATTGTAGAGCAGGGCCAGGCCGATGAGCTGCTCAGCAATCCGCGCGATGCCTATACCCGTACGTTGCTCGGTGCCGCTCCATCATTGCTCCACCCCTCGGGTGTTGAGTTGAATTAG
- a CDS encoding ABC transporter permease, with protein sequence MNNLIRLVGRRLVLLPIMVLGVTFLVFVLMSLSPIDPAYAALGESATPEALATYRETNGLNDPWYIQFGSYIAGMVQGDLGVYGQAGLPVADKVFAALPITLQLTFFGLIIAILISFPLGIIAALFRNRWPDQVIRFFSVIFIATPSFWLAILLVMAFIGKLPVAGGLPQLSEDPLGWFERMLLPAVSLAVPVIGQMTRIVRTSMVEELDSDYVRTAIGAGIPRSVVVSRNVLRNALITPVTVLGLRVGYLIGGAVVIEIIFNLQGMGRVLIDGITNSWVSVVQGSALVVAISFILVNIIVDVLYVLINPRIRAV encoded by the coding sequence ATGAACAATCTCATCCGGCTCGTCGGTAGGCGCCTCGTGCTGCTGCCGATCATGGTGTTGGGGGTGACATTCCTGGTATTTGTGCTGATGTCACTGTCACCAATTGACCCCGCATATGCTGCCCTCGGCGAATCTGCCACCCCGGAGGCGCTCGCCACCTACCGCGAAACCAATGGCCTCAATGACCCATGGTACATCCAGTTCGGTTCCTATATCGCAGGCATGGTCCAAGGTGACCTCGGCGTCTACGGCCAAGCAGGACTACCAGTGGCCGATAAGGTCTTCGCTGCACTGCCAATTACTTTGCAGCTAACCTTCTTCGGTTTGATCATCGCAATTCTGATTTCCTTCCCACTGGGCATCATTGCGGCATTGTTCCGCAACCGCTGGCCAGACCAGGTCATCCGATTCTTCTCCGTGATCTTCATTGCAACCCCATCCTTCTGGTTGGCTATCTTGCTGGTCATGGCATTCATAGGCAAGCTGCCTGTCGCCGGTGGCCTGCCGCAACTCAGCGAAGACCCCCTCGGCTGGTTTGAGCGCATGCTGCTTCCAGCAGTCTCCCTGGCGGTACCGGTGATTGGTCAGATGACCCGTATTGTTCGTACCTCCATGGTCGAAGAGCTGGATTCTGACTATGTCCGAACCGCCATCGGTGCCGGTATTCCGCGCAGCGTGGTTGTCTCCCGCAACGTTTTGCGCAACGCGCTGATTACCCCAGTCACCGTGCTGGGTCTGCGCGTTGGCTACCTCATTGGTGGCGCGGTGGTCATTGAGATCATCTTCAACCTGCAGGGCATGGGCCGCGTGCTTATCGATGGCATCACCAACTCCTGGGTCAGCGTTGTCCAGGGCTCGGCACTGGTCGTTGCGATTTCCTTCATCCTGGTCAACATCATCGTTGACGTGCTCTATGTACTGATTAACCCTCGAATTCGGGCGGTGTAA
- a CDS encoding dipeptide/oligopeptide/nickel ABC transporter permease/ATP-binding protein: MTSKKQKLQAMEDNAGKVRFRRWNAMSFGSKLSIIVLGIVALSAIFAPLLAPHDPQAITMKGLEPSGENLFGTDHLGRDVLSRLLYGGRYSLLVGLASTGIALAIAVILGSIAAVSRKGMDELIMRIMDVIMSVPAIALAAVTVVVFRDPSNPESLIWVIIGSIAFVYIPQLTRIVRANVLSEYGKDYVNAVVVAGARAPWILARHVMRNCAAPVLVFATLLVADAIILEASLTFIGAGLQEPIATWGNILSAAQPGVLRGEWWQALFPGVMIMLTVLCLNIVSEGITDAMVAAPTGPAKTKPSKNVEREQDKLLSDSAVAHAAQKESLDKRIAELKRVEALRDDRQKAPEGSPVLLEVKNLCIKFPRHGDVNVVDNVSFTVGKGETMALVGESGCGKSITAFAIMGLIDPKAEVSGEALYEGRDLLSMPHKERQSLLGHELAMVYQDALSSLNPGMLIKAQMKQLTSRGGTRSAEELMELVGLEPKRTLESYPHELSGGQRQRVLIAMALTRDPKLVIADEPTTALDVTVQKQVIELLNDLRDKLGFAMVFVSHDLALVAEVAHKVTVMYAGQVVEQGTSVELLTNPVHEYTRGLLGAVLSIEAASGRLHQIPGVVPSPRDFPAGDRFAPRSSHPGYGEDITPVRTQVGAPETEHTYAAIPDQQTGVISPGTPVENTGSTTTKEGA, translated from the coding sequence ATGACTTCTAAGAAGCAAAAACTCCAAGCCATGGAAGATAACGCGGGCAAAGTACGCTTCCGTCGGTGGAACGCCATGAGCTTTGGCTCCAAGCTATCGATCATCGTCCTTGGCATCGTTGCCCTCAGCGCGATTTTTGCGCCGCTGCTGGCGCCACACGATCCGCAAGCCATCACCATGAAGGGCCTTGAGCCATCCGGTGAAAACCTCTTTGGTACTGACCACCTCGGCCGTGACGTATTGTCCCGCCTGCTTTATGGCGGTCGCTACTCACTGCTGGTTGGTTTGGCGTCGACTGGTATTGCGCTCGCGATTGCTGTCATTTTGGGTTCCATCGCGGCCGTGTCGCGCAAGGGCATGGATGAGCTCATCATGCGCATTATGGATGTCATCATGTCCGTTCCAGCCATCGCGCTGGCAGCGGTTACCGTCGTGGTGTTTAGGGATCCTTCCAACCCCGAGTCACTCATTTGGGTGATTATTGGTTCCATCGCCTTTGTTTACATCCCGCAGCTCACTCGTATTGTCCGCGCGAACGTGCTGAGTGAATACGGCAAGGACTATGTCAACGCTGTGGTTGTCGCCGGTGCACGTGCGCCATGGATTCTGGCCCGCCACGTCATGCGCAACTGCGCGGCACCAGTCCTGGTGTTCGCAACGTTGCTGGTGGCTGACGCCATCATCCTGGAAGCCTCCCTGACCTTCATCGGTGCGGGTCTTCAAGAACCAATCGCTACCTGGGGCAATATTTTGTCCGCAGCGCAGCCAGGTGTGTTGCGCGGTGAATGGTGGCAGGCACTCTTCCCAGGCGTAATGATTATGTTGACCGTGTTGTGTCTCAACATTGTGTCCGAAGGCATCACGGATGCCATGGTTGCTGCACCGACCGGCCCTGCAAAGACCAAGCCATCGAAGAATGTTGAGCGCGAACAGGATAAGCTGCTCTCTGATTCCGCTGTGGCCCACGCAGCGCAGAAAGAAAGCTTGGACAAGCGAATCGCAGAACTTAAGCGCGTGGAAGCCCTGCGCGATGACCGCCAGAAGGCACCGGAAGGATCCCCGGTTCTATTGGAAGTCAAGAACCTGTGCATCAAGTTCCCACGCCATGGTGATGTCAATGTGGTGGACAACGTGTCCTTCACCGTCGGCAAGGGTGAAACCATGGCATTGGTCGGGGAGTCCGGTTGTGGCAAGTCCATCACCGCTTTCGCCATCATGGGCTTGATTGATCCGAAGGCCGAGGTGAGCGGTGAGGCGCTATATGAAGGCCGGGACCTTCTGTCCATGCCGCACAAGGAACGTCAATCGCTGCTGGGACATGAACTAGCCATGGTGTACCAGGATGCGCTGAGTTCTCTGAACCCAGGCATGTTGATTAAAGCTCAGATGAAGCAGCTCACCTCCCGCGGTGGCACCCGTAGCGCTGAAGAACTTATGGAGCTGGTTGGTCTGGAGCCAAAGCGCACCTTGGAGTCGTACCCGCATGAGCTGTCAGGTGGTCAGCGCCAGCGCGTATTGATTGCGATGGCCCTAACACGCGATCCCAAGCTGGTTATAGCCGATGAACCGACCACCGCGTTGGACGTGACGGTGCAGAAGCAAGTTATTGAGTTGCTCAATGACCTGCGTGACAAGCTCGGATTCGCCATGGTCTTTGTATCCCATGACTTGGCACTCGTTGCTGAGGTCGCACACAAGGTGACTGTCATGTACGCCGGCCAGGTTGTTGAGCAGGGAACCTCGGTGGAGCTGCTCACCAATCCCGTACACGAATACACTCGCGGCCTGCTCGGCGCAGTTTTGTCCATTGAGGCCGCTTCCGGGCGTCTTCACCAGATTCCCGGCGTTGTCCCATCACCGCGAGACTTTCCCGCAGGTGATCGCTTCGCACCACGTTCTTCCCATCCAGGCTACGGAGAGGACATCACTCCCGTGCGTACACAAGTGGGAGCACCGGAAACGGAGCACACCTACGCAGCCATTCCAGATCAGCAGACCGGAGTTATCTCTCCTGGTACTCCAGTGGAGAACACTGGCTCAACCACCACGAAGGAAGGTGCGTAA